One window of Channa argus isolate prfri chromosome 4, Channa argus male v1.0, whole genome shotgun sequence genomic DNA carries:
- the cbsa gene encoding cystathionine beta-synthase a isoform X1, which yields MPSVPSTKDAVKCPHSAKLHNHSNGEAKLCEGSFPLKGVEKAVAEHTEEASSTIQIDANTASPERKWIRPDLPSHCTWTLGASKADSPHTQVPRTAVPTILPNILLRIGDTPMVRINKIPRVFGLKCEILAKCEFFNAGGSVKDRISLRMVEDAERAGILKPGDTIIEPTSGNTGIGLALAAAVKGYRCIIVMPEKMSMEKFQRSDEQLILSFFLPLAIPECVVDVLKALGAEIVRTPTSARFDSPESHVGVAWRLKNEIPNSHILDQYRNPSNPLAHYDTTAEEILEQCDGKLDMLVAGAGTGGTITGIARKLKEKCPNVKIVGVDPEGSILAEPEELNKTDKTQYEVEGIGYDFIPTVLDRSVIDTWYKSNDEESFNMSRMLIREEGLLCGGSSGTAMAAAMHVAKELKEGQRCVVILPDSIRNYMSKFLCDKWMVEKGFLREEDLIVNKPWWWNLNVQGLNMSAPLTVLPSVSCQKTIKILKEKGFDQAPVVDQAGLILGMVTLGNILSSILAGKIKLSDPVSKVLYKQFKQIRLTDNLGKLSRILETDHFALVVHEQIQYLTDGSSSLKQMVFGVVTAVDLLNFVTGRERRERSMSESTDEM from the exons ATGCCTTCAGTTCCCTCGACCAAAGACGCCGTCAAGTGCCCGCACTCTGCCAAGTTGCACAATCACTCCAATGGAGAAGCCAAACTTTGTGAGGGATCCTTCCCACTGAAGGGGGTTGAGAAGGCGGTGGCAGAGCACACAGAGGAAGCCAGTAGTACCATTCAGATCGACGCAAACACCGCTTCTCCGGAGAGGAAATGGATCCGGCCCGACCTTCCCAGCCACTGCACATGGACGCTGGGAGCCTCGAAAGCAGACTCTCCTCATACACAAGTTCCAAG AACAGCTGTTCCAACCATTCTCCCAAACATCCTGCTCAGAATCGGTGACACTCCCATGGTGCGCATCAACAAGATTCCAAGAGTGTTTGGACTCAAGTGCGAAATAT TGGCAAAGTGTGAGTTCTTTAATGCTGGCGGCAGCGTGAAGGACAGAATCAGCCTGCGAATGGTGGAGGATGCTGAGAGAGCTGGAATCCTCAAGCCTGGAGACACCATCATAGAGCCCACATCTGGAAACACTG GTATCGGATTGGCGCTGGCTGCGGCTGTTAAAGGCTACCGCTGCATTATAGTCATGCCAGAGAAAATGAGCATGGAGAAG TTTCAGAGAAGTGATGAACAACTGATTCTCAGCTTTTTTTTACCACTGGCAATTCCTGAGTGTGTT gTGGATGTTTTAAAAGCTCTCGGGGCAGAGATCGTTCGCACACCAACCAGCGCTCGGTTTGATTCACCAGAGTCCCATGTGGGTGTTGCCTGGCGCCTTAAGAACGAGATCCCAAATTCACACATCCTGGATCAGTACCGAAACCCCAGCAACCCATTGGCTCATTATGACACTACAGCTGAAGAGATCCTGGAGCAGTGTGATG GTAAACTGGACATGCTAGTTGCAGGAGCAGGCACAGGGGGTACCATCACAGGAATCGCCCGCAAACTGAAGGAAAAATGCCCCAATGTCAAA ATTGTTGGTGTTGACCCAGAAGGCTCCATCCTGGCTGAGCCTGAGGAGCTTAACAAGACCGATAAAACCCAGTACGAGGTGGAGGGCATCGGGTACGACTTCATCCCCACCGTGCTTGACAGATCA gtaATTGATACCTGGTACAAATCAAACGATGAGGAGTCCTTTAACATGTCTCGTATGCTGATCAGAGAGGAAGGCCTCCTGTGCG GGGGAAGTTCTGGGACAGCCATGGCTGCTGCAATGCATGTCGCCAAAGAGCTGAAGGAGGGCCAGCGCTGCGTGGTTATCCTGCCCGACTCCATTCGCAACTACAT GTCCAAGTTCCTGTGTGACAAGTGGATGGTTGAGAAGGGCTTTTTGAGGGAGGAGGACCTCATTGTGAACAAACCATG GTGGTGGAATCTGAACGTGCAAGGTTTGAACATGTCAGCTCCCCTCACCGTCCTGCCAAGTGTCAGCTGTCAGAAAACCATTAAGATCCTCAAGGAGAAGGGTTTTGACCAGGCACCTGTGGTGGATCAGGCAGG GTTGATCCTGGGCATGGTGACTCTCGGCAACATATTAAGCTCTATCTTGGCGGGGAAAATCAAGCTGTCAGACCCAGTCAGCAAAGTGCTCTACAAGCAGTTCAAACAG ATCCGTCTCACTGATAACTTGGGAAAGTTATCTCGCATTCTGGAGACGGACCACTTTGCCTTGGTTGTACATGAACAGATCCAAT ACTTGACAGACGGCTCTTCCAGTCTGAAGCAGATGGTTTTTGGGGTGGTGACAGCCGTTGACCTGCTGAACTTCGTCACAGGGCGGGAAAGGAGAGAGCGTTCCATGTCAGAGTCTACTGATGAAATGTGA
- the LOC137125303 gene encoding B- and T-lymphocyte attenuator-like isoform X1: MVGYFLSVHIMRPNLCWIVLHVFILSVLLLNLNADSQDSDQCSPEIKVRRNTLYNVSLGEDLRISCPLTLCNNSQPTVTWYKLGKKDVLVNVSSASHIRQEWEPLQHLEGASFLFFENILSNDSGQYRCQSGNSVGHFITISVNAVDKHHNDTFKSTTNTTTSHPYKPENLWMYIYSAAGIVVFVFIVITISIISLQGCKGKSKKETETESQYIEIPMVEQHPLHARIQPSPRGSPSAPPLRRSTRKNTPPSQPNEVPLPGDNEHVQGKATEDRGRQMNRGEEEVGGSVVYAALNHQLPARPAARPWVIQEECSEYAAIRLS, from the exons ATGGTCGGATATTTTCTGAGTGTTCACATCATGAGGCCTAACCTGTGCTGGATCGTCCTGCATGTGTTCATCTTGTCAGTGCTGCTTCTCAACTTAAATGCTGACa GTCAAGATTCTGACCAGTGCAGCCCAGAAATTAAAGTACGGCGCAACACATTGTATAATGTCTCACTCGGAGAAGACCTCAGGATTAGCTGCCCACTTACTCTCTGTAACAATTCACAACCAACAGTCACCTGGTATAAACTTGGTAAAAAGGACGTACTAGTCAACGTCAGCAGTGCCAGTCACATTAGACAAGAGTGGGAACCGTTACAACATTTAGAAGGGGCATCATTTCTGTTCTTCGAAAACATCCTCAGCAATGACTCAGGACAGTATCGATGTCAAAGTGGAAATAGTGTGGGTCACTTTATCACCATCTCTGTTAatg ctgTTGACAAGCATCACAATGATACATTCAAGAGCACCACAA ataCCACAACTTCTCATCCTTACAAACCAGAAAATTTATGGATGTACATCTACTCTGCTGCTGGGATTGTGGTGTTCGTCTTCATAGTGATAACTATTTCTATCATATCATTGCAAGGGTGTAAAG GAAAatcaaagaaagagacagaaactgaGAGTCAG taCATTGAAATCCCCATGGTTGAGCAACATCCCTTGCATGCCAGGATCCAACCCTCGCCAAGAGGAAGCCCCTCGGCTCCGCCATTGAGGAGATCCACCCGGAAAAATACACCACCCTCACAACCCAATGAGGTGCCATTACCAGGAGACAATGAACACGTTCAAGGCAAAGcaacagaggacagaggaagacagatgaatagaggagaggaggaggtcGGGGGCTCTGTTGTGTATGCTGCCCTCAACCATCAGCTGCCAGCGCGGCCTGCTGCTCGGCCGTGGGTAATTCAGGAGGAGTGTTCAGAATATGCAGCTATTCGTTTGTCTTAA
- the LOC137126202 gene encoding splicing factor U2AF 35 kDa subunit-like: MAEYLASIFGTEKDKVNCSFYFKIGACRHGDRCSRLHNKPTFSQTILIQNIYRNPQNSAQTADASRCAVSDVEMQEHYDEFFEEVFTEMEEKYGEVEEMNVCDNLGDHLVGNVYVKFRREEDAEKAVMDLNNRWFNGQPIHAELSPVTDFREACCRQYEMGECTRGGFCNFMHLKPISRELRRELYGRRRKRHRSRSRSRERRSRSRERRRDRERRRSRDRERSGRF, encoded by the exons ATGGCGGAGTATTTGGCGTCCATTTTCGGCACAGAGAAAGACAA GGTCAATTGttctttctattttaaaattggAGCTTGCAGACATGGAGACCGCTGCTCGAGATTGCACAACAAACCAACCTTCAGCCAG ACCATCTTGATTCAAAACATCTACCGTAATCCCCAGAACAGTGCACAGACAGCCGACGCTTCTCGct GTGCTGTCAGCGATGTGGAAATGCAGGAGCATTATGATGAGTTCTTTGAG GAAGTGTTCACAGAGATGGAAGAGAAGTACGGAGAGGTGGAGGAGATGAATGTCTGCGATAACTTGGGCGATCACCTTGTCGGAAACGTCTATGTTAAG TTTCGTCgtgaggaagatgcagaaaaagcAGTCATGGACCTGAATAACCGCTGGTTTAACGGCCAACCCATCCATGCAGAGCTTTCTCCAGTCACGGACTTCAGGGAAGCTTGCTGCCGCCAGTATGAGATGGG agagtGCACTCGAGGCGGCTTCTGTAACTTCATGCATCTGAAACCCATATCAAGGGAACTACGAAGGGAGTTGTACGGCCGCCGCAGGAAAAG GCACCGCTCGCGCTCACGCTCCAGGGAACGGCGCTCCCGCTCCAGGGAACGACGACGGGATCGCGAAAGGCGGAGGTCGAGGGACAGAGAGCGCTCTGGAAGATTCTGA
- the cbsa gene encoding cystathionine beta-synthase a isoform X2 — MPSVPSTKDAVKCPHSAKLHNHSNGEAKLCEGSFPLKGVEKAVAEHTEEASSTIQIDANTASPERKWIRPDLPSHCTWTLGASKADSPHTQVPRTAVPTILPNILLRIGDTPMVRINKIPRVFGLKCEILAKCEFFNAGGSVKDRISLRMVEDAERAGILKPGDTIIEPTSGNTGIGLALAAAVKGYRCIIVMPEKMSMEKVDVLKALGAEIVRTPTSARFDSPESHVGVAWRLKNEIPNSHILDQYRNPSNPLAHYDTTAEEILEQCDGKLDMLVAGAGTGGTITGIARKLKEKCPNVKIVGVDPEGSILAEPEELNKTDKTQYEVEGIGYDFIPTVLDRSVIDTWYKSNDEESFNMSRMLIREEGLLCGGSSGTAMAAAMHVAKELKEGQRCVVILPDSIRNYMSKFLCDKWMVEKGFLREEDLIVNKPWWWNLNVQGLNMSAPLTVLPSVSCQKTIKILKEKGFDQAPVVDQAGLILGMVTLGNILSSILAGKIKLSDPVSKVLYKQFKQIRLTDNLGKLSRILETDHFALVVHEQIQYLTDGSSSLKQMVFGVVTAVDLLNFVTGRERRERSMSESTDEM, encoded by the exons ATGCCTTCAGTTCCCTCGACCAAAGACGCCGTCAAGTGCCCGCACTCTGCCAAGTTGCACAATCACTCCAATGGAGAAGCCAAACTTTGTGAGGGATCCTTCCCACTGAAGGGGGTTGAGAAGGCGGTGGCAGAGCACACAGAGGAAGCCAGTAGTACCATTCAGATCGACGCAAACACCGCTTCTCCGGAGAGGAAATGGATCCGGCCCGACCTTCCCAGCCACTGCACATGGACGCTGGGAGCCTCGAAAGCAGACTCTCCTCATACACAAGTTCCAAG AACAGCTGTTCCAACCATTCTCCCAAACATCCTGCTCAGAATCGGTGACACTCCCATGGTGCGCATCAACAAGATTCCAAGAGTGTTTGGACTCAAGTGCGAAATAT TGGCAAAGTGTGAGTTCTTTAATGCTGGCGGCAGCGTGAAGGACAGAATCAGCCTGCGAATGGTGGAGGATGCTGAGAGAGCTGGAATCCTCAAGCCTGGAGACACCATCATAGAGCCCACATCTGGAAACACTG GTATCGGATTGGCGCTGGCTGCGGCTGTTAAAGGCTACCGCTGCATTATAGTCATGCCAGAGAAAATGAGCATGGAGAAG gTGGATGTTTTAAAAGCTCTCGGGGCAGAGATCGTTCGCACACCAACCAGCGCTCGGTTTGATTCACCAGAGTCCCATGTGGGTGTTGCCTGGCGCCTTAAGAACGAGATCCCAAATTCACACATCCTGGATCAGTACCGAAACCCCAGCAACCCATTGGCTCATTATGACACTACAGCTGAAGAGATCCTGGAGCAGTGTGATG GTAAACTGGACATGCTAGTTGCAGGAGCAGGCACAGGGGGTACCATCACAGGAATCGCCCGCAAACTGAAGGAAAAATGCCCCAATGTCAAA ATTGTTGGTGTTGACCCAGAAGGCTCCATCCTGGCTGAGCCTGAGGAGCTTAACAAGACCGATAAAACCCAGTACGAGGTGGAGGGCATCGGGTACGACTTCATCCCCACCGTGCTTGACAGATCA gtaATTGATACCTGGTACAAATCAAACGATGAGGAGTCCTTTAACATGTCTCGTATGCTGATCAGAGAGGAAGGCCTCCTGTGCG GGGGAAGTTCTGGGACAGCCATGGCTGCTGCAATGCATGTCGCCAAAGAGCTGAAGGAGGGCCAGCGCTGCGTGGTTATCCTGCCCGACTCCATTCGCAACTACAT GTCCAAGTTCCTGTGTGACAAGTGGATGGTTGAGAAGGGCTTTTTGAGGGAGGAGGACCTCATTGTGAACAAACCATG GTGGTGGAATCTGAACGTGCAAGGTTTGAACATGTCAGCTCCCCTCACCGTCCTGCCAAGTGTCAGCTGTCAGAAAACCATTAAGATCCTCAAGGAGAAGGGTTTTGACCAGGCACCTGTGGTGGATCAGGCAGG GTTGATCCTGGGCATGGTGACTCTCGGCAACATATTAAGCTCTATCTTGGCGGGGAAAATCAAGCTGTCAGACCCAGTCAGCAAAGTGCTCTACAAGCAGTTCAAACAG ATCCGTCTCACTGATAACTTGGGAAAGTTATCTCGCATTCTGGAGACGGACCACTTTGCCTTGGTTGTACATGAACAGATCCAAT ACTTGACAGACGGCTCTTCCAGTCTGAAGCAGATGGTTTTTGGGGTGGTGACAGCCGTTGACCTGCTGAACTTCGTCACAGGGCGGGAAAGGAGAGAGCGTTCCATGTCAGAGTCTACTGATGAAATGTGA
- the LOC137125303 gene encoding B- and T-lymphocyte attenuator-like isoform X2, producing MVGYFLSVHIMRPNLCWIVLHVFILSVLLLNLNADSQDSDQCSPEIKVRRNTLYNVSLGEDLRISCPLTLCNNSQPTVTWYKLGKKDVLVNVSSASHIRQEWEPLQHLEGASFLFFENILSNDSGQYRCQSGNSVGHFITISVNDTTTSHPYKPENLWMYIYSAAGIVVFVFIVITISIISLQGCKGKSKKETETESQYIEIPMVEQHPLHARIQPSPRGSPSAPPLRRSTRKNTPPSQPNEVPLPGDNEHVQGKATEDRGRQMNRGEEEVGGSVVYAALNHQLPARPAARPWVIQEECSEYAAIRLS from the exons ATGGTCGGATATTTTCTGAGTGTTCACATCATGAGGCCTAACCTGTGCTGGATCGTCCTGCATGTGTTCATCTTGTCAGTGCTGCTTCTCAACTTAAATGCTGACa GTCAAGATTCTGACCAGTGCAGCCCAGAAATTAAAGTACGGCGCAACACATTGTATAATGTCTCACTCGGAGAAGACCTCAGGATTAGCTGCCCACTTACTCTCTGTAACAATTCACAACCAACAGTCACCTGGTATAAACTTGGTAAAAAGGACGTACTAGTCAACGTCAGCAGTGCCAGTCACATTAGACAAGAGTGGGAACCGTTACAACATTTAGAAGGGGCATCATTTCTGTTCTTCGAAAACATCCTCAGCAATGACTCAGGACAGTATCGATGTCAAAGTGGAAATAGTGTGGGTCACTTTATCACCATCTCTGTTAatg ataCCACAACTTCTCATCCTTACAAACCAGAAAATTTATGGATGTACATCTACTCTGCTGCTGGGATTGTGGTGTTCGTCTTCATAGTGATAACTATTTCTATCATATCATTGCAAGGGTGTAAAG GAAAatcaaagaaagagacagaaactgaGAGTCAG taCATTGAAATCCCCATGGTTGAGCAACATCCCTTGCATGCCAGGATCCAACCCTCGCCAAGAGGAAGCCCCTCGGCTCCGCCATTGAGGAGATCCACCCGGAAAAATACACCACCCTCACAACCCAATGAGGTGCCATTACCAGGAGACAATGAACACGTTCAAGGCAAAGcaacagaggacagaggaagacagatgaatagaggagaggaggaggtcGGGGGCTCTGTTGTGTATGCTGCCCTCAACCATCAGCTGCCAGCGCGGCCTGCTGCTCGGCCGTGGGTAATTCAGGAGGAGTGTTCAGAATATGCAGCTATTCGTTTGTCTTAA